One part of the Desulfobulbaceae bacterium genome encodes these proteins:
- the rplV gene encoding 50S ribosomal protein L22 — MEATAKLQSTRISAQKARLIADLIRGASAETAINNLRFMPKKGARIIRKLLESAVANASQNEAIDIDTLYVKTIFVDGGPMLKRIRPRAMGRASRILKRTSHITIVLDEQ, encoded by the coding sequence ATGGAAGCAACAGCAAAATTACAAAGTACACGTATATCGGCCCAGAAGGCGAGACTCATAGCAGACTTGATCCGTGGAGCAAGTGCTGAAACAGCAATTAACAACTTGCGTTTTATGCCTAAAAAAGGTGCACGAATTATACGCAAATTATTAGAGTCGGCGGTAGCAAACGCAAGTCAGAATGAGGCGATTGATATTGACACACTTTATGTGAAAACGATTTTTGTTGATGGAGGTCCCATGCTTAAGCGCATACGTCCACGTGCAATGGGTCGAGCATCTCGAATTCTTAAACGTACCAGCCACATAACTATTGTTCTCGATGAACAATAA
- the rpsC gene encoding 30S ribosomal protein S3, which yields MGQKVNPIGLRLNIIRTWESTWYASKDYSKYLLEDQKLRKFLKKRLYHAGLSSINIARTGDKIRIKLHTARPGIVIGKKGSEIETLKADLDKLTKRTCVVDIQEVRRPEADAQLVAENVAMQLERRVAFRRVMKKATNMALKFGAKGIKISCSGRLGGAEMARQEWVREGRVPLHTLRADIDYGLAESLTTFGKIGVKVWIFKGEVLSENERTL from the coding sequence TTGGGCCAGAAAGTTAATCCAATAGGTTTACGCCTTAATATAATTAGGACATGGGAATCGACCTGGTATGCAAGTAAAGATTACTCTAAATATTTGCTTGAAGATCAGAAATTACGAAAATTCCTTAAAAAACGACTGTATCATGCCGGATTGTCTAGTATCAATATCGCCAGAACTGGTGATAAGATACGGATAAAACTTCATACAGCCCGACCAGGAATAGTTATTGGCAAAAAAGGATCCGAGATTGAAACGCTTAAGGCAGATTTGGATAAATTAACAAAACGAACCTGCGTTGTTGATATTCAAGAAGTTAGACGCCCGGAAGCTGATGCTCAGTTAGTCGCTGAGAATGTCGCCATGCAGCTTGAACGTCGAGTTGCTTTTCGACGAGTGATGAAAAAGGCGACGAATATGGCCTTGAAGTTTGGAGCAAAAGGTATTAAGATATCTTGTTCTGGTCGCCTGGGAGGTGCCGAAATGGCAAGGCAGGAATGGGTTCGTGAAGGAAGGGTTCCACTGCACACACTCCGCGCTGATATAGATTATGGTTTAGCCGAATCGTTAACAACATTTGGTAAAATTGGTGTTAAGGTCTGGATATTTAAAGGTGAAGTTCTTTCTGAAAATGAGCGAACTCTGTAA
- the rplP gene encoding 50S ribosomal protein L16 — translation MLSPKKVKFRKQFKGRMTGSAQRGSTLAFGEYGLKAVECGKLTSKMIEAGRIAINRKIKRGGQMWIRIFPAKPYTKKPAETRMGKGKGAPEGWIAVIKPGKVLFEIRGIDAETAMEALTLAGNKFPFPTKVVAKGESL, via the coding sequence ATGCTTAGTCCTAAAAAAGTAAAATTTAGAAAACAATTTAAAGGCAGGATGACCGGCTCTGCTCAACGCGGTAGTACCTTAGCGTTTGGAGAGTATGGACTGAAAGCTGTCGAGTGTGGCAAGTTGACCTCAAAAATGATAGAAGCTGGCCGTATTGCCATTAACAGAAAAATTAAACGTGGTGGTCAGATGTGGATTCGAATCTTTCCAGCTAAACCATACACGAAGAAGCCGGCCGAAACTCGAATGGGTAAAGGTAAAGGTGCTCCAGAGGGTTGGATCGCTGTCATTAAGCCTGGTAAAGTGCTTTTCGAGATTCGTGGTATTGATGCGGAAACGGCAATGGAAGCACTGACGCTTGCCGGTAACAAGTTTCCTTTTCCTACAAAAGTTGTGGCTAAAGGTGAGTCATTATGA
- the rpmC gene encoding 50S ribosomal protein L29 gives MKTSEIRTLNETELDSKVNDLREDYFKLKFKHGIRQLEDTSKLNSLRKDIARIKTVINEKKLKA, from the coding sequence ATGAAAACAAGTGAAATTAGAACATTGAATGAGACTGAATTAGACTCTAAAGTTAATGACTTGAGAGAGGATTATTTTAAGCTTAAATTTAAGCATGGGATCAGGCAGCTCGAGGATACATCCAAGCTTAACAGTCTACGAAAAGATATTGCCCGTATAAAAACAGTAATTAACGAAAAAAAGCTTAAGGCCTAA
- the rpsQ gene encoding 30S ribosomal protein S17, producing MSDQQKIKRTLTGVVVSDKMTNSIVVNTERKVPHPFYGKMIRLRKKYMADDPQNSCSIGDLVLIEECRPLSRKKRWRLREIVEKAV from the coding sequence ATGAGTGACCAACAGAAAATAAAACGAACACTGACTGGTGTAGTGGTTAGTGACAAAATGACCAACAGTATTGTTGTAAATACTGAACGTAAGGTTCCACATCCTTTTTATGGGAAAATGATACGACTCCGTAAAAAGTATATGGCAGATGACCCTCAGAACAGTTGTTCGATTGGTGATTTAGTCCTTATTGAAGAGTGTCGTCCATTAAGTCGTAAAAAAAGATGGCGTCTTCGTGAGATCGTAGAGAAAGCAGTATAA
- the rplN gene encoding 50S ribosomal protein L14 — MIQTETVLNVADNSGAKRVLCIKVLGGSKRRYASIGDIIVVSVFDAIPNSKVKKGEVMKAVIVRTAKEIRRPEDTYVKFDDNSAVLLSSNGDPVGTRIFGPVARELRAKGFMKIISLAPEVL, encoded by the coding sequence ATGATACAAACTGAGACAGTTTTAAATGTTGCTGATAATTCAGGGGCAAAAAGAGTGCTGTGCATAAAAGTTCTTGGTGGCTCTAAAAGACGTTATGCGAGTATTGGCGATATTATTGTAGTGAGTGTGTTTGATGCCATACCCAACTCGAAAGTTAAGAAGGGTGAGGTTATGAAGGCTGTTATCGTCAGGACCGCCAAAGAGATTCGACGACCTGAAGATACCTATGTCAAGTTTGATGATAATTCAGCGGTACTTTTAAGTTCAAACGGCGATCCTGTTGGAACACGTATATTTGGCCCTGTAGCCCGCGAACTGCGTGCAAAAGGTTTCATGAAGATTATATCTCTTGCTCCCGAAGTTCTTTAA
- a CDS encoding 50S ribosomal protein L24, with product MQCATHVKKDDQVELLTGKDKGRVGKVLRVNRKVGKAIVEKVNIIKRHTKPNQSDQQGGIIEKEAYVDMSNLKLICPKCSKTVRVGRKILDDGSKVRVCKKCGESVESK from the coding sequence ATGCAGTGTGCAACTCATGTAAAAAAAGATGATCAGGTGGAACTCCTGACCGGTAAAGACAAAGGTCGCGTTGGTAAGGTTTTACGAGTTAATCGTAAAGTCGGCAAAGCAATTGTTGAAAAGGTTAATATTATTAAGCGTCATACTAAGCCGAACCAGTCAGATCAGCAAGGCGGTATCATCGAGAAAGAGGCTTATGTTGATATGTCCAACTTGAAGTTGATTTGCCCAAAATGTTCCAAGACCGTACGTGTCGGTAGAAAGATACTTGATGACGGCAGTAAGGTCAGGGTCTGTAAAAAGTGCGGCGAATCTGTCGAGTCCAAATAA
- the rplE gene encoding 50S ribosomal protein L5 has product MSKFIDKYTNECIPQLMKEFGYKSIMEVPKLTKIVLNMGLGEAVQNPKIIDGAVVELTSIAGQKAVVTRAKKSIATFKLREGMPIGCKVTLRKEKMNDFFAKLVNIALPRVRDFRGVSLKSFDGRGNYAMGVKEQIIFPEIDYDKIDKIKGLNIVIGTTAKTDEEGRFLLKALGMPFKN; this is encoded by the coding sequence ATGTCGAAATTTATAGATAAATATACAAATGAATGTATTCCGCAACTCATGAAGGAGTTCGGTTATAAGTCAATAATGGAAGTTCCTAAGCTCACAAAAATTGTCTTGAACATGGGGCTAGGTGAAGCGGTACAGAATCCAAAAATTATTGATGGTGCTGTTGTAGAGTTGACAAGTATAGCAGGCCAGAAGGCTGTTGTCACTCGAGCCAAAAAATCTATAGCTACTTTTAAATTACGCGAAGGCATGCCGATAGGGTGTAAGGTTACGCTGCGTAAGGAAAAAATGAATGATTTTTTTGCCAAACTTGTAAATATTGCCCTGCCTCGAGTACGAGACTTTCGGGGCGTATCATTAAAATCATTTGATGGCCGTGGTAATTATGCCATGGGAGTTAAAGAACAGATTATTTTCCCTGAAATTGACTACGACAAAATCGACAAGATTAAGGGGTTGAATATAGTTATTGGAACAACAGCTAAAACAGACGAAGAGGGTCGATTCCTGCTTAAAGCTTTAGGGATGCCCTTCAAGAATTAA
- a CDS encoding type Z 30S ribosomal protein S14, with the protein MAKKSLIAKSQNKPKFKVRAYNRCPICGRPRAYMRKFGICRICFRQMTSRGEVTGVTKSSW; encoded by the coding sequence GTGGCTAAAAAATCATTAATAGCTAAGAGTCAAAATAAGCCTAAATTCAAAGTTCGAGCTTATAATCGTTGTCCTATCTGCGGAAGACCCCGTGCCTATATGCGTAAGTTTGGAATTTGTCGTATTTGTTTCAGGCAGATGACGAGCCGTGGCGAAGTTACAGGTGTGACAAAATCTAGTTGGTAA
- the rpsH gene encoding 30S ribosomal protein S8, producing the protein MSMNDPLADMLTRIRNASMVNFSKVDMPYSKMKVQVASLLKNEGYIKDFHIIEEKGTQNTLQIELKYDKAGKRVITGLKRVSKPGRRIYARYTDIPKVMTGLGVAFVSTSKGMLTDIQAREQKIGGEIICNIW; encoded by the coding sequence ATGTCGATGAATGACCCTCTGGCAGATATGCTGACCAGAATAAGAAATGCAAGTATGGTTAATTTCAGTAAAGTAGATATGCCTTATTCAAAAATGAAAGTCCAAGTTGCCAGTTTGCTTAAAAATGAAGGCTATATAAAAGACTTTCACATCATTGAAGAAAAAGGCACCCAAAATACCCTGCAAATCGAACTTAAGTATGATAAGGCAGGAAAAAGGGTTATCACCGGTTTGAAGCGTGTTAGTAAGCCCGGTCGAAGAATATACGCCCGCTACACTGATATCCCAAAAGTTATGACGGGACTTGGCGTGGCTTTTGTTTCAACATCAAAAGGTATGTTGACAGACATTCAGGCTAGAGAACAGAAGATTGGCGGCGAAATTATCTGTAATATCTGGTAA
- the rplF gene encoding 50S ribosomal protein L6, translating into MSRIGKKPITLPKGVNVTIAGDLVTVKGPRGTLQRETRPEIDVVLDGEILTFIGKDDTKQTNALKGMTRSLVNNMVVGTNTGFQKKLLVEGVGYRVNVAGSKITLSVGYSNPVDFQLPDSVSATNVNNEITLESINKEELGLVAAKIRDIRKPEPYKGKGIRYQNEHIVRKVGKSAGKK; encoded by the coding sequence ATGTCCAGAATAGGCAAAAAACCTATCACCCTTCCGAAGGGTGTTAATGTCACTATAGCAGGAGATCTGGTTACGGTGAAGGGGCCGAGAGGTACTCTTCAGAGAGAAACACGACCAGAGATTGACGTAGTTCTTGACGGTGAAATTCTTACCTTTATTGGTAAAGATGATACTAAGCAGACAAACGCCTTAAAAGGAATGACCAGGTCTTTGGTTAATAATATGGTTGTTGGCACAAATACCGGTTTTCAAAAAAAGCTCTTAGTTGAGGGTGTTGGCTATCGAGTAAATGTCGCTGGCAGTAAGATTACCTTGAGTGTTGGTTATTCTAATCCGGTCGACTTTCAGCTACCTGATTCTGTAAGTGCAACAAATGTTAATAATGAGATAACCTTAGAGTCTATTAATAAGGAAGAGTTAGGTCTTGTTGCTGCAAAAATTAGAGATATCCGTAAGCCTGAACCATACAAAGGTAAGGGAATCAGATATCAAAACGAACATATTGTCAGAAAAGTCGGTAAATCTGCAGGCAAAAAATAG
- the rplR gene encoding 50S ribosomal protein L18, with amino-acid sequence MARTNNKEVARQKRVKRIRKKIVGTTERPRLRVFKSSRHIYAQIIDDTTGNTLAAFSTLQNEISAAEIKGKTAQANKVGLFIAEKAKEKGIEKVVFDRGGFIYHGRIKALSDGAREGGLVF; translated from the coding sequence ATGGCTAGAACGAATAATAAAGAAGTTGCGCGACAGAAAAGAGTAAAGCGAATTCGCAAAAAAATTGTTGGAACAACAGAGCGGCCAAGATTGCGAGTATTCAAAAGCTCTCGTCATATCTATGCACAAATTATTGATGATACGACAGGAAACACCTTGGCGGCCTTTTCAACGCTGCAAAATGAAATTTCTGCTGCTGAAATCAAAGGGAAAACTGCGCAAGCCAATAAAGTTGGTTTGTTTATAGCTGAGAAAGCAAAAGAAAAGGGCATCGAAAAGGTTGTATTTGATCGAGGTGGTTTTATTTACCATGGAAGGATTAAAGCCCTTTCCGATGGTGCACGTGAGGGTGGATTAGTATTCTAA
- the rpsE gene encoding 30S ribosomal protein S5 — MAQYTEKDDGLIEKIVFINRVAKVVKGGRRFSFSAIVVVGDGEGKVGHGLGKANQVPEAIRKGLEKAKKDMQSVSITETSIPHEIHGKFGAGKVMLKPASPGTGVIAGGAVRAVLEAAGVHNILTKCLGSHNPHNLVKATMNGLRNLRTVEQIASIRNKTVEEIVGK, encoded by the coding sequence TTGGCACAGTATACTGAAAAAGATGATGGACTTATTGAAAAAATCGTCTTTATAAATCGCGTAGCAAAGGTAGTTAAAGGTGGACGACGTTTCAGCTTTAGTGCAATAGTTGTTGTCGGTGATGGTGAAGGTAAGGTAGGTCATGGCCTTGGCAAAGCAAATCAGGTTCCTGAAGCAATTCGCAAAGGGCTTGAAAAAGCTAAAAAAGATATGCAGAGTGTGTCAATCACTGAAACAAGTATTCCACATGAAATTCACGGAAAATTTGGCGCGGGTAAGGTTATGTTGAAACCTGCTTCACCCGGTACTGGCGTTATCGCTGGAGGTGCTGTTCGAGCAGTACTTGAAGCTGCAGGTGTCCATAATATATTGACAAAATGTTTAGGTTCTCATAATCCTCACAATCTTGTTAAAGCGACTATGAACGGATTGCGAAATCTACGAACCGTTGAGCAGATTGCATCTATAAGAAATAAGACAGTTGAAGAGATTGTCGGTAAATAA
- the rpmD gene encoding 50S ribosomal protein L30 → MSEQVTVKLVKSCIGSTKKIRATLTGLGLTKTNKTITRKNTPEIQGMIRKVAHLVKVEE, encoded by the coding sequence ATGAGTGAGCAGGTTACAGTAAAATTAGTCAAGAGTTGCATTGGCAGCACCAAAAAGATTCGGGCCACACTTACCGGACTTGGGCTAACTAAGACCAATAAAACAATCACAAGAAAAAATACACCTGAGATTCAGGGAATGATTCGCAAAGTGGCGCATCTTGTCAAGGTGGAGGAATAA
- the rplO gene encoding 50S ribosomal protein L15, with product MLDLSNLSPYPGATKQRKRLGRGHGSGHGKTAGRGHKGFKARSGSGVKPGFEGGQMPLQRRLPKRGFTNVFRKEIGIVNLSDFELFEDGALIDLASLIEKGLVSKKYTMVKILGNGDITKKVTVKVDKISESARQKIVSAGGTVEE from the coding sequence ATGTTGGATCTTAGTAATTTATCACCATATCCAGGGGCAACGAAACAACGTAAGCGACTTGGTCGTGGTCATGGTAGTGGACATGGCAAAACTGCTGGTCGTGGACATAAGGGCTTTAAGGCACGTTCTGGTAGCGGTGTTAAGCCCGGGTTTGAGGGCGGTCAAATGCCACTACAGCGCCGATTACCTAAACGCGGATTTACTAATGTTTTTCGTAAAGAGATAGGTATTGTAAATCTTAGTGATTTTGAACTTTTTGAAGATGGCGCACTTATTGATCTTGCATCATTGATTGAAAAAGGACTTGTTAGTAAAAAATACACAATGGTTAAAATTTTGGGTAACGGTGATATTACCAAGAAAGTAACTGTTAAAGTTGATAAAATTAGCGAATCGGCCCGTCAGAAAATTGTTAGTGCTGGCGGCACTGTTGAGGAATAA
- the secY gene encoding preprotein translocase subunit SecY — protein sequence MAGGLQAAANIPELKRRIFFTLIMLAVYRMGVQIPTPGINGEALSDFFARNAGTIFGMFNMFSGGALENFSIFALGIMPYISASIIFQLLKVVVPHIEALSKEGESGRRKITQYTRYATVVISVVQGLFISIGLEGMAGPSGNAMIVITPGWTFRIMTIITLTSGTAFIMWLGEQMTERGIGNGISMIIFAGIVARMPAAIVNTIKMATAGEMTIILVPILLVMMAIIIGVIIYFETAQRRIPIQYAKRMVGRQMYGGQRSHLPLKINMAGVIPPIFASSIMMFPATILGFIQIDWVQRFTAALAWGSFWHTVLYVIMIVFFCFFYTAVTFNPVDIAENLKKNGGFVPGIRPGKRTAEFIDKIMVRLTVIGAIYISVICVLPEILISKLNVPFYFGGTALLIVVGVAIDTISQIESYTVMRNYDGFLKTGAIKGR from the coding sequence ATGGCTGGCGGTCTTCAAGCAGCAGCAAATATACCAGAACTTAAGCGACGAATTTTCTTTACGCTTATTATGCTTGCTGTATACCGTATGGGTGTACAGATACCAACACCAGGTATTAATGGTGAAGCCCTGTCTGATTTTTTTGCACGTAATGCCGGGACAATATTTGGAATGTTCAATATGTTTTCTGGTGGGGCATTGGAAAACTTTTCGATATTTGCCTTGGGCATCATGCCGTATATTAGTGCATCGATTATATTTCAACTCCTAAAAGTCGTAGTTCCTCATATTGAAGCTCTTTCCAAGGAAGGGGAATCTGGGCGGCGCAAGATTACACAATATACGCGTTATGCTACGGTTGTGATTAGTGTTGTTCAGGGGCTGTTTATCAGTATCGGCCTTGAGGGCATGGCTGGTCCTTCCGGAAATGCCATGATTGTTATTACTCCTGGCTGGACCTTTAGGATTATGACAATAATCACGCTGACATCAGGTACTGCATTTATAATGTGGCTTGGTGAACAAATGACAGAGCGTGGTATTGGCAACGGTATTTCTATGATCATTTTTGCAGGTATTGTGGCAAGAATGCCTGCTGCGATTGTCAATACCATTAAAATGGCAACCGCAGGAGAAATGACAATTATTTTAGTGCCGATTTTATTGGTTATGATGGCGATTATAATTGGTGTGATAATCTATTTTGAAACTGCTCAGAGACGTATACCGATACAATATGCAAAGCGTATGGTCGGCAGGCAGATGTATGGTGGGCAGCGATCACATCTTCCCTTGAAAATTAATATGGCAGGTGTTATACCTCCCATTTTTGCTTCTTCGATTATGATGTTTCCGGCGACAATTCTCGGTTTTATACAAATTGATTGGGTTCAGCGATTTACAGCTGCATTGGCGTGGGGAAGCTTCTGGCATACCGTGCTTTACGTAATTATGATTGTTTTCTTTTGCTTTTTTTATACTGCAGTGACATTCAATCCAGTTGATATTGCTGAAAATTTGAAGAAGAACGGTGGTTTTGTGCCCGGTATACGTCCTGGAAAAAGAACTGCAGAGTTTATTGATAAGATTATGGTTCGTCTGACAGTTATCGGTGCAATCTACATATCAGTAATATGTGTATTGCCAGAAATACTTATCAGTAAGTTAAATGTTCCATTCTATTTTGGTGGTACTGCTTTATTGATTGTTGTTGGTGTCGCAATTGATACAATATCTCAAATCGAATCGTATACAGTTATGAGAAATTATGATGGCTTTCTCAAGACTGGTGCAATTAAGGGACGTTAG
- the map gene encoding type I methionyl aminopeptidase, whose product MSGSINIKSADEISLMKTANDIVAKTLNLLQDTICSGMSTLDLDVIAEDSARSNGSVPAFKGYRGYPATLCVSINEQVVHGIPSKKVVIRDGDIVSIDFGVKYKGYFGDAAISIPIGILDTTRKRLLEVTQQSLKLGVEQVRSGNRVADVSEAIQTYVEKNGFHVVKQFVGHGIGTQLHEAPEVPNYKRGGRSPRLLPGMVIAIEPMVNIGTSDVRVLKDGWTVVTADKTDSAHFEHSVLVTDGDPLVLSGAIIDQDFR is encoded by the coding sequence ATGAGTGGTAGTATAAATATCAAATCCGCCGATGAAATCTCATTGATGAAAACGGCCAATGATATTGTGGCAAAAACCCTTAATTTGTTGCAAGACACAATCTGCTCTGGCATGTCAACATTGGATCTTGATGTCATAGCAGAAGATAGTGCAAGATCTAATGGGTCAGTACCTGCTTTTAAGGGGTATAGGGGCTACCCCGCCACACTATGTGTTTCTATAAATGAGCAGGTAGTGCATGGAATTCCATCGAAAAAGGTAGTCATTAGAGATGGAGACATTGTCAGTATTGACTTTGGTGTTAAGTATAAGGGTTATTTTGGTGACGCAGCAATAAGTATTCCCATCGGTATCCTTGATACGACTCGTAAGCGTTTGCTGGAAGTAACACAACAGTCATTAAAACTAGGGGTTGAACAAGTTCGATCTGGGAATCGTGTTGCTGATGTTTCTGAAGCAATTCAGACCTACGTCGAGAAAAATGGGTTTCATGTTGTAAAGCAGTTTGTAGGTCACGGAATAGGTACTCAACTTCATGAGGCGCCTGAAGTACCCAACTATAAACGAGGGGGGCGAAGTCCACGTCTGTTACCAGGGATGGTAATAGCGATAGAACCAATGGTAAATATTGGTACTTCAGATGTGAGAGTTCTTAAGGATGGTTGGACTGTAGTTACTGCTGACAAAACTGATTCAGCTCATTTTGAGCATTCGGTTCTTGTGACAGATGGAGATCCTTTAGTATTAAGTGGTGCCATTATAGATCAGGATTTCAGATAG
- the infA gene encoding translation initiation factor IF-1 → MAKEEAIQVEGTILEPLPNAMFRVELENGHKVLAHISGKMRMHFIKILPGDKVTLELSPYDLTRGRIVFRGKGK, encoded by the coding sequence ATGGCAAAAGAAGAGGCAATTCAAGTAGAGGGCACAATATTAGAGCCGCTTCCTAACGCGATGTTTAGGGTTGAACTTGAAAATGGGCATAAAGTATTGGCCCATATTTCAGGGAAAATGAGAATGCATTTTATTAAAATACTACCTGGAGACAAAGTTACCTTAGAACTCTCTCCCTACGATCTCACAAGAGGGCGTATAGTATTTCGGGGTAAAGGTAAATAA
- the rpmJ gene encoding 50S ribosomal protein L36, with protein MKVRSSVKKMCSDCKVFKRNGVIRVSCKVKKHKQRQG; from the coding sequence ATGAAAGTACGATCTTCTGTAAAAAAAATGTGTAGTGACTGTAAGGTGTTTAAACGTAATGGCGTTATACGTGTTTCTTGTAAGGTTAAAAAACATAAACAGCGTCAAGGCTAA
- the rpsM gene encoding 30S ribosomal protein S13: MARIAGIDLPKNKHMEIALTYIHGIGLTTARRILDAVKMDYRMNSDLVDDAQVAEIRKVIEDSCEVEGERRRLVAMDIKRLMDLGSYRGLRHRKGLPCRGQRTSTNARTRKGPRRVAGKK; this comes from the coding sequence TTGGCACGTATTGCTGGTATTGATTTACCCAAAAACAAACATATGGAAATAGCTCTGACCTATATTCATGGTATCGGGTTGACAACTGCACGTCGAATTCTTGATGCTGTAAAGATGGATTACAGAATGAACAGTGACCTTGTTGATGACGCTCAGGTAGCTGAAATACGAAAGGTTATTGAAGACAGTTGCGAAGTTGAAGGTGAACGACGACGTTTAGTAGCAATGGACATAAAACGCCTCATGGATTTAGGAAGTTACCGAGGTTTAAGGCATAGAAAAGGACTACCATGTCGTGGTCAGAGAACCAGTACAAATGCTCGGACACGTAAAGGACCACGAAGAGTTGCTGGTAAAAAATAA
- the rpsK gene encoding 30S ribosomal protein S11 produces the protein MAAPKKRSIKRKEKKNVPEGIVSIKSTFNNTLVTFADKQGNALSWCSSGCLGFKGSRKSTPFAAQNAVETAAKKAMEHGLRKVEVNIKGPGPGRESALRALQQVGLDVSRIVDVTPIPHNGCKPPKKRRV, from the coding sequence ATGGCTGCGCCTAAAAAGCGTTCAATAAAACGCAAAGAAAAGAAAAATGTTCCCGAGGGGATAGTGAGCATTAAATCAACATTTAACAATACACTGGTTACCTTTGCTGATAAGCAGGGTAATGCTTTGTCCTGGTGTAGTTCTGGTTGCCTCGGTTTTAAAGGCTCACGCAAAAGCACACCTTTTGCTGCACAAAATGCTGTTGAAACTGCCGCCAAAAAAGCTATGGAGCACGGTCTTCGCAAGGTAGAAGTTAATATAAAGGGTCCTGGGCCAGGTCGAGAGTCTGCCTTAAGGGCCTTACAGCAAGTAGGACTCGATGTTTCTCGAATTGTTGATGTTACTCCGATTCCGCATAATGGTTGTAAGCCACCAAAGAAACGTAGAGTTTAA
- the rpsD gene encoding 30S ribosomal protein S4 has product MARYTGALCRQCRREKLKLFLKGDRCYSDKCAFERRSFAPGQHGQARMRKMSDYAIQLREKQKVRRMYGMLEGPFHKYFVKADRAKGVTGENLLVLLERRLDNVIYRLGFAASRNQARQLVRHNHFLINGKIVNIPSFFVSVNDEITLKEGSKKVEVITDSLGAVARRGVPSWLALDQDNFKGTVQALPNREEITMPIQENLIVELYSK; this is encoded by the coding sequence TTGGCACGTTATACTGGCGCATTATGCCGACAATGTCGAAGAGAAAAGTTAAAGCTTTTTTTGAAGGGTGATCGTTGCTACTCTGATAAATGTGCGTTTGAGCGTCGTTCCTTTGCACCGGGGCAGCACGGACAAGCACGAATGAGAAAAATGTCTGATTACGCAATTCAGTTGCGAGAAAAGCAAAAAGTACGAAGAATGTATGGAATGCTTGAGGGACCTTTTCACAAATATTTCGTCAAGGCCGACCGAGCAAAGGGTGTGACAGGTGAAAATCTCCTGGTTCTCCTTGAACGACGACTTGATAATGTTATTTATAGACTGGGCTTTGCAGCATCACGCAATCAGGCCAGGCAGCTGGTTCGTCACAATCATTTTTTAATTAATGGTAAGATTGTTAATATCCCTTCTTTCTTTGTTTCAGTTAATGACGAAATAACCCTTAAAGAGGGTAGCAAGAAAGTAGAGGTTATAACCGACAGTCTCGGCGCAGTTGCTCGGCGTGGAGTCCCAAGTTGGCTTGCTCTTGATCAAGACAATTTTAAAGGCACTGTTCAGGCGCTTCCTAATAGAGAAGAGATTACTATGCCTATTCAGGAAAACTTAATCGTGGAATTGTACTCCAAATAA